In uncultured Bacteroides sp., the following proteins share a genomic window:
- a CDS encoding cyclodeaminase/cyclohydrolase family protein yields the protein MLADLTIKEYLAKTAGNNSVPASGSAAALSAALATSLTEKIANLIAARQEDVEIKTQMENIAECMKALREEFTQCIDRDADSYNELVEAYKMPEETNEEKVSRDEQVQKSILIAAMVPFDVAEMAMRMMDFISDVAKQADKKTATDVCSAMCFARSAVVSALLITKENLLPLKSKQIVQELTKKSVDIENSAIAKEQELLDWFKTQN from the coding sequence ATGTTAGCAGACTTAACAATAAAAGAATATTTGGCAAAGACAGCAGGAAATAACTCTGTTCCTGCCAGTGGTTCAGCGGCTGCTCTAAGTGCAGCATTAGCGACTTCTTTGACTGAAAAAATAGCAAATCTTATTGCTGCCAGGCAAGAAGATGTGGAGATTAAAACTCAGATGGAAAATATTGCTGAATGTATGAAGGCATTACGTGAAGAGTTTACACAATGTATTGATCGTGACGCGGATTCCTATAATGAACTTGTTGAAGCATATAAAATGCCCGAAGAAACAAATGAGGAGAAGGTGAGTCGCGATGAGCAGGTACAGAAATCCATTTTGATAGCTGCAATGGTACCTTTTGATGTGGCCGAAATGGCTATGCGAATGATGGATTTTATTTCGGATGTTGCAAAGCAAGCTGATAAAAAAACGGCAACAGATGTTTGCTCGGCAATGTGTTTTGCCCGTAGCGCTGTGGTAAGTGCATTACTTATTACCAAGGAGAATCTGCTTCCGTTGAAAAGCAAACAGATAGTACAAGAACTGACAAAGAAATCAGTTGATATTGAAAATAGTGCAATAGCGAAGGAGCAGGAACTGCTTGATTGGTTTAAAACTCAGAATTAA
- a CDS encoding O-acetylhomoserine aminocarboxypropyltransferase/cysteine synthase family protein yields MTKKIKPETICVQAGWDPKKGEPRVLPIYQSTTFRYETSDQMAKLFDLEESGYFYTRLQNPTNDAVAAKIAALEGGVAAMLTSSGQSANFYAIFNICSAGDHFVSASTIYGGTFNLFGVTLKKLGIEVTFIDPEASEEEISSAFRPNTKALFGETISNPGLNILDIEKFAKIAHSHGVPLLVDNTFATPINCRPFEWGADIVIHSTTKYMDGHATSVGGAIVDSGNFDWNAYADKFPGLTKPDDSYHGLTYTASFGKNAFITKATVQLMRDLGAVQSPFNAFLLNIGLETLHLRVPQHCSNAQKIAEYLEKNDKVAWVNYSGLKSNKYYELAQKYLPNGSCGVIAFGLKGGRDIAIKFMDSLQLAAIVTHVADARTCVLHPASHTHRQLSDEQLIEAGVAPDLIRFSVGIENVDDIIDDIEQALAQ; encoded by the coding sequence ATGACTAAAAAAATAAAACCGGAAACAATCTGTGTACAAGCAGGTTGGGATCCTAAAAAAGGGGAACCACGTGTGCTTCCTATTTACCAGAGCACTACTTTCAGATATGAAACTAGCGATCAGATGGCTAAGCTTTTCGACCTGGAAGAAAGCGGCTATTTCTACACACGCTTGCAGAATCCAACAAATGATGCCGTAGCTGCGAAAATAGCTGCTTTAGAAGGCGGAGTTGCAGCAATGCTGACTTCATCTGGCCAATCAGCAAACTTCTATGCAATATTCAATATCTGTTCTGCAGGAGACCACTTCGTCAGCGCTTCCACAATTTATGGTGGAACATTCAATCTTTTTGGAGTTACTCTGAAAAAGCTAGGTATTGAAGTTACCTTTATTGATCCGGAAGCAAGCGAAGAAGAAATCTCCAGCGCTTTCAGACCAAATACCAAAGCACTGTTTGGAGAAACAATTTCCAACCCAGGACTAAACATTCTTGATATCGAGAAATTTGCAAAGATAGCGCATAGTCATGGAGTGCCTTTGCTGGTTGATAACACCTTTGCTACTCCAATAAACTGTCGCCCGTTTGAATGGGGAGCAGATATCGTGATACATTCCACAACTAAATATATGGATGGGCATGCCACTTCTGTGGGTGGAGCCATTGTTGACAGCGGTAATTTTGATTGGAATGCTTATGCTGATAAGTTTCCAGGATTAACTAAACCTGATGATTCATATCACGGATTAACTTATACTGCAAGCTTTGGAAAAAATGCATTTATCACAAAAGCTACAGTACAATTAATGCGTGACTTAGGCGCTGTTCAATCTCCTTTCAATGCTTTCTTACTTAACATAGGATTGGAAACTCTTCACTTACGTGTGCCTCAACATTGCAGCAATGCTCAAAAGATTGCAGAATATTTAGAGAAAAACGACAAAGTGGCTTGGGTAAATTATAGCGGACTCAAAAGCAATAAGTATTATGAATTAGCACAAAAATATCTACCTAATGGTTCTTGCGGTGTGATTGCATTTGGACTGAAAGGCGGAAGAGATATTGCTATTAAATTTATGGACAGCTTGCAACTGGCAGCTATTGTAACTCACGTAGCCGATGCACGTACTTGTGTACTTCACCCTGCCAGCCATACTCACCGTCAACTTAGCGATGAACAATTGATTGAAGCCGGAGTTGCTCCGGATTTAATTCGTTTCTCAGTGGGTATTGAGAATGTAGATGATATTATTGATGATATTGAACAAGCATTAGCTCAATAA
- a CDS encoding IS4 family transposase gives MNRDKFVFAQLVSFLDRNKFNYIVRKYEGDKYVKHFTCWNQILALMFGQLSNRESLRDLIVALDAHHSKCYHLGMGKNVSKSSLARANQDRDCRIFEEFAYFLVNEAREKRATDIFKLGGNVYAFDSTTIDLCLSVFWWAKFRKKKGGIKVHTLYDVETQIPTFFHITEASVHDSKPMNEIPYESDSYYIFDRAYNNFKMLSKIHQIGAYFVIRAKKNLQYKPIKWKRRLPKNVLSDMTIELTGFYPRQYYKEALRLVRYWDEEQKREFDFLTNATHISSLQVAELYKNRWQVELFFKWLKQHLKIKKYWGTTENAVRIQIYAAICSYCLVAIVQNDMQLNRSTYEILQILSISLTDKTHLQDLFNKTKFQYDKERFRLNEPSLFDF, from the coding sequence ATGAATAGAGATAAATTCGTTTTCGCTCAACTCGTATCGTTCTTAGATAGAAACAAGTTCAACTATATTGTTCGCAAATACGAAGGCGATAAGTATGTTAAGCATTTCACTTGTTGGAATCAAATACTTGCGCTGATGTTTGGTCAACTCTCTAATCGAGAAAGTCTACGCGATTTGATTGTTGCTCTTGATGCACATCATTCTAAGTGTTACCACTTAGGGATGGGCAAGAATGTTTCGAAATCATCTCTGGCAAGAGCCAACCAAGATAGAGATTGTCGCATCTTTGAAGAATTTGCCTACTTCCTTGTAAACGAAGCACGAGAAAAGCGAGCTACAGATATCTTCAAACTTGGTGGAAACGTCTACGCCTTTGATTCAACAACGATTGACTTGTGTCTCTCCGTCTTTTGGTGGGCGAAGTTTCGCAAGAAAAAAGGCGGTATCAAAGTGCACACATTATATGATGTAGAAACGCAGATACCAACATTCTTTCATATTACTGAAGCTTCTGTACACGACTCAAAGCCAATGAATGAGATTCCTTACGAATCAGATTCTTACTACATATTTGACCGAGCCTATAACAACTTCAAGATGTTGAGTAAAATTCATCAGATAGGAGCCTACTTCGTTATCAGGGCAAAGAAGAATCTTCAATACAAGCCCATAAAATGGAAACGAAGATTACCTAAGAATGTGCTTTCGGATATGACTATCGAACTGACAGGCTTTTATCCGAGGCAATACTATAAAGAAGCTCTTCGTTTGGTTAGATACTGGGATGAAGAACAAAAGCGTGAGTTTGATTTCTTAACCAATGCAACGCATATATCTTCTCTTCAAGTCGCTGAACTTTACAAGAATCGCTGGCAGGTAGAACTTTTCTTCAAATGGCTAAAGCAACACCTCAAAATCAAGAAGTATTGGGGTACTACTGAGAATGCCGTAAGAATACAAATCTATGCCGCCATCTGTAGCTATTGCTTGGTCGCTATCGTTCAAAATGACATGCAGCTTAATAGAAGCACATACGAGATCTTGCAGATCTTGAGTATATCATTGACCGATAAAACTCATCTCCAAGATCTCTTCAACAAAACTAAATTTCAATATGACAAAGAACGTTTTAGACTGAATGAGCCAAGTTTATTTGATTTTTAA
- a CDS encoding TetR/AcrR family transcriptional regulator, producing the protein MNESDRKTNTAKQEFKKRIVLAAMKAFTTNGIKGVTMDDVASDLGISKRTLYETFKDKEELLIECVKLQEEEKEAFGAKAIAESSNVLEVILKFYKLSIDIYQKINIRFFEDIRKYPKVNELIRQSREKNQCSVLAFFKSGVEQGIFRDDVNFEIVNILLREQMDFLHSAEIVRAYSFIEVYESIVFIFLRGISTEKGQKILDEFIGNYRKQKM; encoded by the coding sequence ATGAATGAAAGTGATAGAAAAACGAATACTGCTAAACAAGAATTTAAAAAACGCATTGTTCTGGCTGCAATGAAAGCTTTTACAACGAACGGAATTAAAGGAGTTACAATGGATGATGTTGCATCCGATCTTGGTATTTCCAAACGCACATTGTACGAAACATTTAAAGATAAAGAGGAACTATTAATTGAATGTGTGAAGCTACAGGAAGAAGAGAAGGAGGCTTTTGGTGCGAAAGCGATTGCTGAATCTAGTAATGTACTGGAAGTTATTCTGAAATTCTATAAGCTAAGTATTGATATTTATCAAAAAATAAACATACGTTTTTTTGAGGATATTAGAAAGTACCCCAAAGTGAATGAACTGATAAGGCAAAGTCGCGAAAAGAATCAATGTAGCGTCCTTGCTTTTTTTAAGAGTGGAGTAGAGCAAGGAATTTTTAGAGATGACGTAAACTTCGAGATAGTGAATATTCTTCTTAGGGAACAGATGGACTTTCTTCATAGTGCTGAAATTGTCAGGGCTTACTCTTTTATTGAAGTTTATGAATCTATTGTTTTTATTTTCTTGCGTGGGATATCAACAGAAAAGGGGCAGAAGATATTGGATGAGTTTATAGGTAATTACAGAAAACAAAAAATGTAA
- a CDS encoding TolC family protein → MDKMKCFLGKKALFVIAALLLCSVSRGQEVLRLSLEKALEIAQSENPTIKVADKEIEKKQYAKKGVIAGLFPNINASGGYTYTIKKQVFAMMGQSIKVGQSNNWNAGLSLSLPIFAPTLTKSIELSAKDVELAVESARSSKQDLVNQVTKAYYQLLLAQDSYEVLKKSYAHSEANYEVVNNKFKQGVVSEYDKIRAEVQVRNLKPSVISAENAVNLTKLQLKVLIGLDANQNMEIEGNLANYENSMYAEALNVDTTMIDNNTQLRQMKLQSEMLDKQLQVNKSAYLPSVSLSSQFSYVSMNEDFKFGNYKWNPYSTVGLSLSIPIFDGNARSYKVKQTKLQMEQLTLNKLNLRRSLDVQVKNYMDNIQKSIEQVGSNKESVKQAEKGCLIAQKRYEVGKGTILELNDSELALTQSKLSYNQSIFDYLSAKADLEKVLGKDRILSSFPKNEELKK, encoded by the coding sequence ATGGATAAAATGAAATGTTTTTTAGGTAAGAAGGCGCTTTTTGTCATTGCTGCATTGCTTCTATGTAGTGTCAGCAGAGGGCAAGAGGTGTTGAGGCTAAGTCTGGAAAAAGCTTTGGAGATTGCGCAAAGTGAAAATCCAACAATTAAGGTTGCAGACAAAGAGATTGAAAAGAAGCAATATGCCAAGAAAGGTGTAATTGCAGGATTATTCCCTAATATAAATGCATCAGGCGGGTATACATACACAATTAAGAAGCAGGTATTTGCAATGATGGGGCAAAGTATTAAGGTAGGGCAGTCTAATAACTGGAATGCAGGTTTGAGCCTTTCGCTGCCTATTTTTGCACCCACGCTGACTAAGTCAATTGAATTATCAGCAAAAGATGTAGAGCTAGCAGTAGAAAGTGCGCGTTCCTCAAAACAGGATCTTGTTAATCAGGTAACAAAGGCATACTATCAGTTACTATTGGCTCAGGACTCTTACGAGGTGCTCAAGAAAAGTTATGCACACTCAGAAGCTAATTATGAGGTTGTGAATAATAAATTTAAGCAGGGAGTTGTTTCGGAATACGATAAAATACGTGCCGAAGTTCAGGTTAGAAACTTAAAACCGAGTGTGATTTCTGCTGAAAATGCAGTGAACCTAACTAAACTTCAACTAAAAGTATTGATTGGTTTGGATGCAAACCAAAATATGGAAATTGAAGGTAACCTGGCTAATTATGAAAATAGTATGTATGCTGAAGCGTTGAATGTTGATACTACCATGATTGATAATAATACGCAATTAAGACAAATGAAGCTGCAGAGTGAAATGCTTGATAAGCAACTTCAGGTGAATAAAAGTGCATATCTTCCTTCTGTATCATTGTCTTCTCAGTTTTCTTATGTGTCAATGAACGAAGATTTTAAATTTGGAAATTACAAATGGAATCCTTACAGCACTGTTGGCCTCTCTCTCTCAATTCCTATTTTCGATGGTAATGCTCGTTCGTATAAGGTAAAACAAACAAAATTACAGATGGAACAGCTGACTCTGAATAAATTGAATTTACGTAGAAGTCTGGATGTTCAGGTGAAGAACTATATGGATAATATACAAAAGTCTATTGAACAGGTCGGCTCAAATAAAGAGAGTGTGAAGCAAGCAGAAAAGGGATGTTTGATTGCTCAAAAGAGATATGAAGTTGGTAAAGGCACAATCCTTGAACTAAATGATTCGGAACTGGCACTAACTCAGTCGAAACTGTCATACAATCAATCGATTTTTGATTACCTGTCAGCAAAAGCTGATCTTGAGAAAGTATTGGGAAAAGATAGAATATTAAGTTCTTTCCCAAAGAATGAAGAACTAAAGAAATAG
- a CDS encoding efflux RND transporter periplasmic adaptor subunit, protein MKRFGKIQLFTLATLMLLSSCGKGEKTAATTIKEEKPKVKLASVRAENVEQLQEFTATVESDVKNNIAPSSPVRIEKIYVEVGDQVRKGQKLVQMDASSLNQIKSQLDNQKIEFARIDELYKVGGASKSEWDAKKMNLDVMQTSYRNLLRNTSLTSPISGVVTARNYDSGDMYSGGLPVLTVEKISPVKLMINISEDYFTKVKKGMTTQIKLDVYGDEEFTGKVSLVYPTIDNTTRTFPVEITVSNSGQKVRPGMFARVSMNFGSTEHVVVPDRAIVKQTGSGDRYVYVYNNGKVSYNKVVLGRRMGTEYELISGVPNNSQVVVAGQTRLNNGTAVEVEK, encoded by the coding sequence ATGAAAAGATTTGGTAAAATTCAGTTATTCACTTTGGCCACTTTGATGTTGCTCAGCTCTTGCGGAAAAGGAGAAAAAACAGCAGCCACAACAATTAAGGAGGAAAAGCCAAAAGTTAAATTGGCATCAGTGAGAGCTGAGAATGTGGAACAGCTGCAGGAATTTACAGCTACAGTTGAATCTGATGTAAAGAACAATATAGCACCTTCATCTCCTGTTCGAATTGAGAAGATATATGTGGAAGTTGGTGATCAGGTTCGTAAAGGTCAGAAACTAGTCCAGATGGATGCTTCAAGCCTAAATCAGATTAAATCACAATTGGATAACCAGAAAATAGAGTTTGCCCGGATTGATGAATTGTACAAAGTAGGCGGAGCTTCAAAATCAGAGTGGGATGCCAAGAAGATGAATTTAGATGTGATGCAGACTTCTTACAGAAACTTATTAAGAAATACATCTTTAACCAGCCCTATTAGCGGAGTGGTTACAGCTCGTAATTATGACAGCGGTGATATGTATTCCGGAGGACTTCCGGTGCTCACTGTTGAAAAGATTTCGCCGGTAAAACTAATGATTAATATCTCTGAGGACTATTTTACTAAAGTGAAAAAAGGGATGACTACCCAAATTAAACTTGATGTATATGGTGATGAAGAATTTACAGGCAAGGTTAGTTTGGTTTATCCTACTATTGATAATACAACCAGAACATTCCCTGTTGAGATCACAGTTTCAAATAGCGGTCAGAAAGTACGTCCGGGAATGTTTGCCCGTGTATCAATGAATTTTGGTTCAACGGAACACGTAGTAGTTCCTGATCGTGCAATTGTGAAGCAAACTGGTTCCGGAGATCGCTATGTGTATGTATACAACAATGGAAAAGTCTCATATAATAAGGTTGTGCTTGGTCGTCGTATGGGAACTGAATATGAATTAATATCAGGAGTACCCAATAACTCGCAGGTTGTTGTTGCCGGACAGACTCGTTTAAATAACGGTACTGCTGTTGAAGTAGAGAAATAA